AAATAGTACGGGGAGTATTTGATCGTATTACTCAAATAGCTGACCAGGAAAGTTCAAGGAACAATAAACCTCCATATTTTTATCAAGTTCCCTTGGAGTTTATTCCTGGACTGGGACCAAGAAAATTAAATCTACTGCTATCCCGTTTTGGCACTGAAATGAATGTACTCCATCTTGCCACTAGAGAGCAAATTAGTGAAGTAGTTGGAGAAAAATTATCAGATTTAATTATGTTAGCAAAAGAAGGGAGAAGTCTGATAATGACAGGAGGAGGAGGAACCTATGGGAAGATAACATAATTCTTAAGTTCAAAAATCCCATTTTGAAACCTCAAATTGTTCGAATCTACCTCTATTAATTTGTCATAGTTTAATTCTTAGATTCATAGAATGTAACAATAGGACAATAGGAGGAAAGAATTGTATGAATATGCAGTATTACTTGAAAGAGCATCTCTCTCTCTATATCTTTGTTTCGGTATTATTTTTAATGGGTATTATTTTTGGAGCGTTGATGGTAAATGCATTATCATTTGAGCAAACAGAGGACATGTCAAGTTATCTTGGAAGTTTTTTTAAAATGATAAATCAGGAAACGGATTTAAGCAGTAAACAGCTCTTACAGGAAACCTTTGGCTTACACTTGAAATGGATGCTTTTAATTTGGGTACTAGGTTTATCAGTAATTGGGTTACCATTTATTCTAATTCTTGATTTTTTAAAAGGTGTTCTGATCGGTTTTACGACTGGGTATATTGTTGGTGAACTTTCATGGGATGGGTTTCTATTTGCACTTGTATCTATTGCGCCTCAAAATTTGATTATTGTCCCAGTCATTATTATCGCTAGTGTATCGGGAATTTCCTTTTCTATTTATTTAATTAAAAACCGTTTCCTGCAAAAAAGAGGGAATATGTCAAAACCCTTTATGACGTATTCATTTTTAATATTATCTTTAATAGGTATTCTTTTCGTCATATCCTTATATGAAACGTATTTAACTCCTTCAATTATGAAATGGATCACCCCGATGTTATTGTCTGTTTGACTTTACTCATGACCTCCCACTATAATGATACTAGGATGATAGGATTGGCAATTTTGTTATGTTTATATAGAGTTCTTCTTACAGATGATTGAGTATTTTAGGGGGAAGGAATATGGAGGCGCGGATTGAAAAAATCAAACAGCAGTTACAAGCTCAAGGTTATAAATTAACACCTCAACGTGAAGCAACTGTTCGCGTTTTATTAGAAAATGAAGAGGATCATTTAAGCGCTGAAGATGTATACATGCTCGTGAAGGATAAGGCCCCCGAAATTGGTCTTGCTACTGTTTATCGCACTTTGGAACTTCTGAATGAATTACATGTAGTTGAGAAAATGAATTTTGGTGATGGTGTTGCAAGGTATGATCTAAGAAATAATGATAAAAATCACCACCATCATCATCTCATATGTGTTCAATGTGGAGCAGTAGATGAAATTATGGAAGATTGGTTAGGTCCTTTAGAGGAGAGACTTGCTAAAGAGTATAACTTTAAAGTTATTGATCATCGCCTTGATTTTCAAGGTATATGTCATCGCTGTAATGAAAAACAATAAAAACATATTATATACAACTCGCTCTCATACTCGTAGAAATCAGTGATGGGGGTATTTTTGTTTTTTTTTGGAAATCCTATCTCATAGTTAATATTTTATTTTAAAATGGATACAAAATATATCATAGTTAGTATAACTTAAGGAGCGTGTTTTGAAGTGATCATCGGAGTGCCAAAAGAGGTAAAAGTAAATGAAAATCGTGTGTCTTTAACACCTGCAGGTGCAGGAATGCTGACGCAATCAGGTCATCAAGTCTTCTTGGAAAAAGGAGCAGGAGAAAATAGCGGTTTCTTAGATGAAGATTATATTCAAGAAGGGGTTAATATTTTACCTACTGCTCATGACGTATGGTCTAAGGCAGAAATGATTATTAAAGTAAAAGAACCTCTTCCCTCAGAATATGAATTATTTCAAGAAAATCAAGTTGTATTTACATATTTGCACCTTGCAGCTGCTGGTGATTTAACAGATCATTTATTACAAAAAAACGTAACTTCAATCGCTTATGAAACCATTCAATTACCAACGGGTGAATTACCTTTATTAACTCCAATGAGTGAAGTCGCAGGGAGAATGTCTGTTCAAGTTGGGGCGCAGTTTTTAGAAAATTACTATGGCGGACGAGGTGTTCTTTTAGGTGGTGTACCAGGAGTTCCACCAGGTGATGTGTGTATTATTGGAGGAGGTGTTGTTGGTACAAATGCAGCCAAAATGGCATTAGGTATGGGGGCAAGTGTAGTTATAGTCGAAAAAAGTGCGCAACGAATGAGACAATTAGATGATTTATTTAATGGAAGAGTCCGTACATTAATGTCCAATCCATACAATATTTTAAGTGCTGTTCAAAAAGCAGATTTATTAATCGGCGCTGTATTAATACCAGGAGCACGTGCCCCTAAATTAGTAACAGAAGATATGGTAAAACAAATGAAAAATGGTGCAGTTGTAGTTGATGTTGCAGTGGATCAGGGTGGCACGATTGAGACGATCGACCGAGTAACTTCTCATAGTGAACCGACTTATGAAAAATATGGGGTTATTCATTATGCTGTTGCTAATATGCCTGGTGCCGTACCAAGAACATCAACATTAGCTTTAACCAATGTGACAATGCCATATGTTATGGAACTAGCTAATAAAGGATTTGATCAAGCAATTAAAGAAAACCAAGCATTAAAATTAGGTGTGAATACTTATAAAGGAAAATTAACTTATAAAGCTGTTGCAGATGCTGTTGATCACCCTTTCAATCCATTAGATGAAATCCTATAAAATTTATTTTAATTTAAATACAATTATTTCAATATACATCCCACTTCCGAGTTGAAGTGGGTGTTTTATATATTTTTTTTTAGGTGGGTAAAATAGTAGATTTTATGTAGAATTATGTATAACATTATATTATAGATTTTCTAACTAAGCAGAAAGGGGATTTAGGAATGAACGGAGATCTTAAAAGAAATTTAGATGATATCGAAAGTGCTAAGGAAACGATGAGGGAACAAAAGAGTCTTGTTCAAGGTTTGGTGGATCATTCTAATGACGTTGCTGTCCATGCTTCCGATGTAATGGAAAAGGTAGGGAACATTAAATTATTATCTTCCCATACTGTTAATTTATCACAAGAAGGAGAGAAGCAAATTGAACAAACGGTAGCTCAAATGGAGCAAATAAATCAGAGAACAGAAGATATTGCAAAAAAGATGAATACTTTAACAGAGCTTTCTACAGATATATTACAAGTGGTTGATGTATTACAGCAGATTGCATCTCAGACAAAGTTATTATCACTAAATGCTGCAATAGAAGCTGCACGAGCAGGAGATCATGGAAGAGGTTTTGGTGTAGTTGCTTCTGAAGTGCGAAAACTAGCAGAAAGTAGTGAGAAATCTTCAAAAGAAGTTGAAAGTATAATCAGTCAGATTACAAAAGAAATTAATGATCTAGTAAAAGAAACAAATAATAGTGAGAAAGATACTGAGAAGGGCAAAACAGATGTTGAAAATGCAAAACAAAAATTCCTAATGATTCAATCCGCAGTTGACACATTAAGCAAAGATAACGAGGAAGTGTTTCTGAAAGCTACAGCGATGAACGAAATTAGTGTAACTATTAGTGAATTAAGCAAACCTATCGCTGACAATCGAGAACGGATATCTCAAGGTGTTGACGCAGCTGTGAATATCGCTGAAATATGTGAAGTGAAAACTACATAATCTTCTGTTTTGGGGAATATAAATTTTTTGTGTAGATTTACACAAAATTTCTTACGTTCTCTCTGTTTTAATCTCTGTTTTAATACATAGTTTAACCATTAAAAAAGAACCAACATTTTCTTTTTGAATGTGTTGGTTCTTGTGTTTATTACGATATAAGTAATCTTTTTTTGTTTTTGTTTTTCTTGTATGCATGTCGATTAATGCAAAGGGGCTTCGGTTTTCAGCTGGATTCCTTCTTCCTTCTCGTTCCAATCTTTCTCTGAACTTTTTAGCTTTTGATTTAGCCAAATCAATCACTCCTTCTATTTAATTACAAAATTCATTATATCACAATTAAAGGACTATATTTATGGGAAGAGAGCAGTAATAAGATAATAAAAGTATTGAAATCTAATTTATCATTATTTATAATAGTTTGTATCAATTAATGTAATCGATTACATAGGAGTTAAGAAAATATGACAAAGATGTCCGATGTAGCAAAACTTGCTGAAGTATCTACAGCTACAGTTTCCAGAGTATTGCAAAAACCAGAAACAGTAAAAGAAGAAACGAAACAAAAAGTATTAGAAGTAATCAGAAAACTAGACTATCAACCGAATGTGCTAGCAAGAAATTTTAGAAGGCTGGAAACAAAAACAATTCTAGTTGTCATGCCAAGTATTTTAAACAATGTATTTTCACAAATTATTGTTGGTATTGACTACGAAGCAACAAAAAGTGGCTATCAGGTGATACTAGGAAATACGATGCAAGATGAACAAAGGGCACACGGTTTGATTAACCATCTAAAACAAAAACAGGTAGATGGTATGATTTTATTAACAGCAAGACTAGATATGAATGAACTGATAAAATTGCAAAAGAGTATTCAGTAGTGTTAGTTTCTGATTATTTAGACAATTTGAACGTTGTACCAACCGTTGCTATTGATAATATGAAGGAAAGTTACCGTATCACTGAACACCTAATTAAATTAGGTCATACAAAAATAGCTCATATATCAGGTCTGCTTGATATGTCCATCAGTAGAGATCGATTAAGTGGTTATCAAAAAGCTTTAATGGATCATAACCTTCCAATCGAATTTGATTATTCAACAAAGGGTGATTTTTCATTCCAGTCAGGTTATGACAATATGTTAAGCTTATTGAATTTAAAATATCCTCCAACGGCAGTTGTAACCGCTAGTGATCTGATGGCAATGGGAGCTGTTAAAGCAGCAAAGAAAAAAGGCTTGAGAGTTCCTAACGATATAGCAGTTGTTGGTTTTGATGATATAGAGTTTTCAAAACTATTTGAACCAGCATTAACAACGATAGCACAACCTTTTTTTGAAATGGGTAAAAAAGCAATGAATCTCTTACAACAACAAATTGCAGGGGAACAAATCAAAAACGACATGTTTTTATTAAAAAGTGAATTAAAAATAAGGGAATCATGTGGTTTTAACTCAAATTAGTCAATATTAGAAAATATATATATTTTCAATTTATATGAAATCGATTTCAAATAATTAACATAATTTAGAGAAAAAAGTGAGGAGTAATAATAAATGATCACAATCAGAGATGTAAAAACAATACTAACTGCACCAGAGAAAATTAACCTTGTCGTAGTAAAAATTGAAACTTCTGAGCCAGAATTATATGGTTTAGGGTGTGCTACATTTACGCAAAGATATTTGACGGTTCAAAATGCGATAGAAGAATATTTAAAACCTTTCTTAATTGGAAAAGACGTTCAACGTATAGAGGACATTTGGCAGACATCGATGGTAAGTGGATATTGGAGAAACGGACCAGTTCTAAATAATGCAATATCTGGGGTAGATATGGCGCTTTGGGACATCAAAGGGAAACTTGCAAATATGCCATTGTATCAATTATTAGGTGGTAAATGTCGAGAAGCTGCCCCTGTATATATACATGCTGATGGAAGAACAAAAGAAGAAGTAAGAGAAAATGTTCGTTCATACAAGGAAGAAGGATATCATTATATTCGATGTCAGATGGGTCTGTATGGTGGAAAAGAACAGAAAATGATTAAACCAGATAATGCACTCGATGGAGCTTATTATGACCCTAAGGTTTACATGAGGGATGTAATTAGCTTATTTGATTATTTAAGATCTAAACTCGGTTCAGAGATTGAGCTATTGCATGATGTTCATGAACGTTTAGCTCCCATAGATGCGGTTAGATTTGCAAAACAGCTAGAACCATACAATCTATTTTTTTTAGAAGATGCTTTACCACCTGAACAAATAGAATGGTTTAAAACGATTCGTCAGCATAGTACAACACCAATTGCTATGGGTGAGTTATTTAATAATCCAAATGAGTATATTCCATTAATTAAAGATCAATTAATTGATTTTATTCGTATTCATGTGAGTCAAATAGGTGGAATTACACCAGCTAAAAAATTAATATCATTATGTGAGTCGTTTGGGGTAAGAACGGCCTGGCATGGACCTGGCGATCTATCCCCAGTTGGACATGCTGCAAATGTACATCTTGATATCAGTAGTATAAATTTTGGAATACAAGAGATGAATAAATTTAATGATGCCATCCAAGAAGTATTCCAAGGTACTCCAGAAGTAAAAAATGGTTATGTATATCCGAATGAAAAGCCGGGTATTGGTGTTGAAATAAATGAAGAACTAGCAGAAAAATATCCATGTACAAATCAGCTGCCAACTTGGACTTTAGCAAGGTTACCAGATGGGACTTCTGCTCGTCCTTAATAATTTGTATAGAACTAAATAGTGAAGAGAAGGTAGAGATACTATAAATAAATTATATCTCTACTTTTTTATACTATAAAATAAGAAAATATATTTGAACTATGAGACCCTTAGTTATTTTTCTATAA
The window above is part of the Chengkuizengella sp. SCS-71B genome. Proteins encoded here:
- a CDS encoding enolase C-terminal domain-like protein, which encodes MITIRDVKTILTAPEKINLVVVKIETSEPELYGLGCATFTQRYLTVQNAIEEYLKPFLIGKDVQRIEDIWQTSMVSGYWRNGPVLNNAISGVDMALWDIKGKLANMPLYQLLGGKCREAAPVYIHADGRTKEEVRENVRSYKEEGYHYIRCQMGLYGGKEQKMIKPDNALDGAYYDPKVYMRDVISLFDYLRSKLGSEIELLHDVHERLAPIDAVRFAKQLEPYNLFFLEDALPPEQIEWFKTIRQHSTTPIAMGELFNNPNEYIPLIKDQLIDFIRIHVSQIGGITPAKKLISLCESFGVRTAWHGPGDLSPVGHAANVHLDISSINFGIQEMNKFNDAIQEVFQGTPEVKNGYVYPNEKPGIGVEINEELAEKYPCTNQLPTWTLARLPDGTSARP
- a CDS encoding Fur family transcriptional regulator — its product is MEARIEKIKQQLQAQGYKLTPQREATVRVLLENEEDHLSAEDVYMLVKDKAPEIGLATVYRTLELLNELHVVEKMNFGDGVARYDLRNNDKNHHHHHLICVQCGAVDEIMEDWLGPLEERLAKEYNFKVIDHRLDFQGICHRCNEKQ
- the ald gene encoding alanine dehydrogenase; translation: MIIGVPKEVKVNENRVSLTPAGAGMLTQSGHQVFLEKGAGENSGFLDEDYIQEGVNILPTAHDVWSKAEMIIKVKEPLPSEYELFQENQVVFTYLHLAAAGDLTDHLLQKNVTSIAYETIQLPTGELPLLTPMSEVAGRMSVQVGAQFLENYYGGRGVLLGGVPGVPPGDVCIIGGGVVGTNAAKMALGMGASVVIVEKSAQRMRQLDDLFNGRVRTLMSNPYNILSAVQKADLLIGAVLIPGARAPKLVTEDMVKQMKNGAVVVDVAVDQGGTIETIDRVTSHSEPTYEKYGVIHYAVANMPGAVPRTSTLALTNVTMPYVMELANKGFDQAIKENQALKLGVNTYKGKLTYKAVADAVDHPFNPLDEIL
- a CDS encoding methyl-accepting chemotaxis protein, with protein sequence MNGDLKRNLDDIESAKETMREQKSLVQGLVDHSNDVAVHASDVMEKVGNIKLLSSHTVNLSQEGEKQIEQTVAQMEQINQRTEDIAKKMNTLTELSTDILQVVDVLQQIASQTKLLSLNAAIEAARAGDHGRGFGVVASEVRKLAESSEKSSKEVESIISQITKEINDLVKETNNSEKDTEKGKTDVENAKQKFLMIQSAVDTLSKDNEEVFLKATAMNEISVTISELSKPIADNRERISQGVDAAVNIAEICEVKTT
- the spoIIM gene encoding stage II sporulation protein M — translated: MNMQYYLKEHLSLYIFVSVLFLMGIIFGALMVNALSFEQTEDMSSYLGSFFKMINQETDLSSKQLLQETFGLHLKWMLLIWVLGLSVIGLPFILILDFLKGVLIGFTTGYIVGELSWDGFLFALVSIAPQNLIIVPVIIIASVSGISFSIYLIKNRFLQKRGNMSKPFMTYSFLILSLIGILFVISLYETYLTPSIMKWITPMLLSV